A single genomic interval of Lathyrus oleraceus cultivar Zhongwan6 chromosome 7, CAAS_Psat_ZW6_1.0, whole genome shotgun sequence harbors:
- the LOC127106541 gene encoding uncharacterized protein LOC127106541 yields MLGNSIGDMVKCWEVVNNNLRLQLGNIRASFQKSFYEVEHAPVSPFYGYLRGSVSRAALRRIAEELLRVDYVGTNRQICGCTLRTSYGLPCACELGRYRVGGIPIPIDAVHVHWRKLTMEVELEIGEDDGSEVDMTAAMDELWRRFRSLDVIGKRALRSRVCELAYPTMTTLCPPPEKIKTKGGVKKKGKKPADYDVYRDPSYHEYVDKASQSSQRQSQPSQTSKKIKLSKKQPQFIVQFPNHIRSYIEDVVNVESDGNCGFRVIASLHGYGEDGWPMVRRELGLELIDKDRSTLYDKLFSNRLSAVRESLMIESFGSQPPEKWMSLPDMGYLIANRYNVVLVCLGNPCITFFPMTSSHSPNVSIYCIGFVNQNHWVQVNMKEGFPLPPVTLDWKKFRSHIATTWMLGFAGRMQHWQLLTPVLA; encoded by the exons atgttaggaaacagtataggtgacatggtcaaatgttgggaagtcgtgaataacaacttgaggttacaactgggaaacattagagcttcatttcaaaagagtttttacgaagttgagcacgcgcccgtaagtcccttttatggttatttgcgtggttccgtatctcgagctgctttgagacgtattgctgaagagttattgagagttgattatgttggaactaacaggcaaatatgtggttgtactcttagaacatcttatgggttaccttgtgcttgtgagttaggaagatacagagtaggtggtataccgatacccattgatgctgttcatgttcattggaggaaactaactatggaagttgagttagagataggtgaagatgatggatcagaggtggatatgacggctgcaatggatgagttgtggagacgatttaggtcattagatgttattgggaaaagggcattaaggagtagggtatgtgaactagcatacccaacaatgacaacattgtgtccaccacctgagaaaataaaaaccaaaggaggagtgaagaagaaagggaaaaaaccagcagattatgatgtttatagggacccttcgtatcatgagtatgttgataaggcatctcaatcttcacaaaggcaatctcaaccatcacagacttcgaagaagatcaaattatcaaagaagcaaccacaattcattgttcaatttcctaatcatattaggtcatacattgaagatgtagttaatgttgaatcagatggtaattgtggatttagagtcattgcatcattgcatggatatggtgaggatggttggccaatggttcgcagagagttggggttggaattaatagacaaggataggtcaactttgtatgacaagttattttctaatcggttgtcagctgtgagagaatctttgatgatagaatcGTTTGGTTCACAGCCACCTGAGAAATGGATGAGtctaccagatatgggttacttgatagcgaatcgttataatgttgtacttgtctgtttaggcaatccgtgcatcactttctttccgatgacaagttcacattcaccaaatgtctctatttattgcattggttttgttaaccagaatcattgggttcag gttaacatgaaagaggggtttccattgccaccggtcacattagattggaagaaatttcgttctcatatagcaactacttggatgctaggatttgcaggacgtatgcaacattggcaattacttacacctgtattagcatga